A genomic stretch from Cloacibacterium caeni includes:
- a CDS encoding ABC transporter ATP-binding protein, giving the protein MLQANHVTKTYSAGKKIALQDFSIHVPKATVYGLLGPNGAGKTTFIRIINQITQADSGEVFINGEKLNPHHIKDIGYMPEERGLYKNMTVGDQILYFGALKGMKKQDALSQAKYWFDRLEIDHWWNKKLSELSKGMAQKIQFVVTVLHQPKLLILDEPFSGFDPVNANLVKDQILQLKEQGTTIILSTHRMESVEELCDSVALINKSRKILDGKVFEVREKFKQNLFKVVLSDVNTENLETLKNQYQLVNIHDQHGLISFDLNYNEDQNLLLNDLMKAGKIRSFDEKIPSMNEVFITAVSSPQSAISSL; this is encoded by the coding sequence ATGCTACAAGCAAATCACGTTACCAAAACATATAGTGCTGGAAAAAAAATTGCATTGCAAGATTTCAGCATTCACGTTCCAAAAGCTACTGTTTATGGACTTCTCGGTCCAAATGGAGCAGGAAAAACCACTTTCATCAGAATTATCAACCAAATTACACAAGCAGATTCTGGCGAAGTTTTCATCAATGGAGAGAAACTAAATCCTCATCATATTAAAGACATCGGTTACATGCCGGAAGAAAGAGGATTGTACAAAAACATGACTGTTGGCGACCAAATTCTCTATTTCGGAGCGCTCAAAGGAATGAAAAAGCAAGATGCGCTATCTCAAGCGAAATATTGGTTTGACCGTTTAGAAATTGACCATTGGTGGAACAAAAAACTTTCTGAACTTTCTAAAGGAATGGCGCAGAAAATTCAGTTTGTGGTAACTGTATTGCATCAACCCAAATTATTGATACTCGATGAGCCATTTTCTGGATTTGACCCGGTGAATGCGAATTTAGTAAAAGACCAAATTCTTCAACTGAAAGAACAAGGAACCACTATCATTCTTTCTACTCACCGCATGGAAAGTGTAGAAGAACTTTGCGATAGTGTGGCTCTCATCAATAAATCTAGAAAAATTCTTGATGGAAAAGTCTTTGAAGTAAGAGAAAAATTCAAGCAAAATCTATTCAAAGTTGTTTTGTCTGACGTAAATACTGAAAATTTAGAAACGCTGAAAAATCAGTATCAACTGGTCAATATTCATGACCAACATGGTTTAATTTCATTTGACTTAAACTACAATGAAGACCAAAATCTTCTGCTCAATGATTTAATGAAAGCAGGAAAAATCAGAAGTTTTGACGAAAAAATTCCGAGCATGAATGAAGTATTTATTACAGCAGTAAGCTCTCCGCAATCAGCAATCAGCAGTTTATAA
- the dnaJ gene encoding molecular chaperone DnaJ — MSKRDYYEILGVSKSASADEIKKAYRKLAIKYHPDKNPGDKSAEEKFKEAAEAYEVLSDADKKARYDQFGHAGVGGAAGGGYGGGFGGGGMNMEDIFSQFGDIFGGHFGGGGFGGGGRSHQIKGSNLRVRIRLNLDEMVNGTTKTIKVKRMKVAKGATSKTCTTCNGSGVQIKIMNTMFGQMQTQTTCGTCNGLGKIADKIPAGANSEGLIKSEEEVSIKIPAGARDGIQLNVRGKGNDAPFGGIPGDLLVVIEEEQDTTIKREGDNLHQELYISFAEAALGTSKEINTVGGKVKIKIDAGTQSGKILRLAGKGLPSIDSYGKGDMFVHVNVWTPQKLTPEQKEFFETQMRTGQMQAEPSGKEKSFFDKVRDMFS; from the coding sequence ATGTCAAAAAGAGATTATTACGAAATATTAGGCGTATCAAAATCAGCCAGCGCAGACGAAATCAAAAAGGCTTATCGTAAATTGGCCATCAAATATCACCCAGACAAAAATCCGGGAGATAAATCTGCAGAAGAAAAATTTAAAGAAGCTGCAGAAGCTTACGAAGTATTAAGCGATGCCGATAAAAAAGCTCGTTATGACCAATTCGGTCATGCTGGAGTTGGCGGAGCTGCAGGTGGTGGTTACGGCGGCGGTTTCGGCGGTGGCGGAATGAACATGGAAGATATTTTCTCACAATTTGGAGATATTTTCGGCGGACATTTCGGTGGCGGCGGTTTTGGTGGTGGCGGAAGAAGCCATCAAATCAAAGGTTCTAACTTGAGAGTTAGAATTAGATTAAATCTCGACGAAATGGTGAATGGCACCACTAAAACCATAAAAGTAAAACGAATGAAAGTAGCAAAAGGTGCTACTTCTAAAACGTGTACCACTTGTAACGGAAGCGGAGTTCAGATTAAAATAATGAACACCATGTTCGGTCAAATGCAAACGCAAACCACTTGTGGAACGTGTAACGGTTTAGGTAAAATTGCAGATAAAATTCCTGCAGGAGCTAATTCTGAAGGACTCATCAAATCAGAAGAAGAAGTTTCTATCAAAATTCCAGCGGGAGCTAGAGACGGAATTCAATTAAACGTTCGTGGAAAAGGTAATGACGCTCCTTTTGGTGGAATTCCTGGAGATTTATTAGTTGTCATCGAAGAAGAACAAGATACTACTATAAAACGCGAAGGCGATAATCTACATCAGGAACTCTATATTTCTTTTGCCGAAGCAGCTTTGGGAACTTCTAAAGAAATTAATACTGTGGGTGGAAAAGTTAAAATTAAAATTGATGCAGGAACGCAATCTGGTAAAATTCTAAGATTAGCAGGAAAAGGATTACCAAGCATAGATTCTTACGGAAAAGGTGACATGTTTGTACATGTAAACGTTTGGACTCCTCAAAAACTCACTCCAGAACAAAAAGAGTTCTTCGAAACGCAAATGAGAACCGGTCAAATGCAAGCAGAACCATCTGGAAAAGAAAAATCATTTTTTGACAAAGTAAGAGACATGTTCTCTTAA
- a CDS encoding OmpA family protein, whose translation MSLIDLIKPQLNQELISEAAIQLGESESNVSKALGSLFPAVLGVFAQHSKQDDVINALLETSSLDFSENLLEKAGNSPEIQDIISKILGEKSEQILSYVSEYANINKSSAENLLKVATAATLQGIKKCAHENGLDDQGILSKLAENRYLIPALLPAGMSLEQLGLENLLEKNTETLVETSAPITHKTKEEVKILHQENSEKSSFWKWLLPLLILGIVAWFLWNQLAQKEVLKTKTTTENVTIIPEPIPADSLSDAQKKIDFKGNSLQVVSDGLEDRMITFLKADNYKNAKDDDALKSTWYEFDQVTFASGKSDQLTSGTEQIANLIKILKAYPEVKIKIGAYTDKSGTETENLALSQARADFIKNELTKAGLEKQIVNAEGYGSKFATLPATATEEERAIDRKIALRFAK comes from the coding sequence ATGTCACTCATTGACCTTATAAAACCTCAATTAAATCAAGAATTAATTTCCGAAGCCGCTATTCAGTTAGGAGAAAGCGAATCAAACGTTTCAAAAGCTTTAGGAAGTCTTTTTCCAGCGGTTTTAGGAGTTTTTGCCCAACATTCTAAACAAGATGATGTGATTAACGCACTTCTTGAAACTTCATCTCTCGATTTTTCTGAAAATTTACTCGAAAAAGCAGGAAATAGTCCAGAAATTCAGGATATTATTTCTAAAATTTTAGGAGAAAAAAGTGAACAAATCCTTTCTTATGTCTCTGAGTATGCTAACATCAATAAATCTTCGGCTGAAAATCTTTTAAAAGTTGCAACTGCTGCCACACTCCAAGGAATAAAAAAATGCGCACATGAAAACGGATTAGATGACCAAGGAATTCTTTCAAAATTAGCCGAAAACAGATACTTAATCCCCGCTTTATTACCTGCAGGAATGTCTTTAGAACAATTAGGTTTAGAAAATTTACTTGAAAAAAATACAGAAACTCTGGTTGAAACTTCTGCTCCAATTACTCATAAAACCAAAGAAGAAGTTAAAATATTACATCAAGAAAACTCAGAAAAAAGTTCTTTCTGGAAATGGCTTCTTCCTTTACTTATTCTTGGCATCGTTGCATGGTTTTTGTGGAATCAATTAGCTCAAAAAGAAGTTCTTAAAACTAAAACCACAACAGAAAACGTTACTATAATTCCAGAACCTATTCCAGCTGATTCTTTATCAGATGCTCAGAAAAAAATTGATTTCAAGGGAAATTCTCTGCAAGTGGTTTCTGATGGTTTAGAAGATAGAATGATTACATTTTTAAAAGCAGACAATTATAAAAATGCTAAAGATGACGATGCTCTAAAATCTACTTGGTATGAATTTGACCAAGTAACTTTTGCTTCTGGGAAATCAGACCAATTAACATCTGGAACAGAACAAATTGCTAATCTTATTAAAATTTTAAAAGCATATCCCGAAGTAAAAATTAAAATCGGTGCTTACACTGATAAATCCGGAACCGAAACTGAAAATTTAGCACTTTCTCAAGCAAGAGCAGATTTTATAAAAAATGAATTGACTAAAGCTGGCTTAGAAAAACAAATAGTAAATGCAGAAGGTTACGGAAGTAAATTTGCTACTTTACCAGCTACGGCAACCGAAGAAGAAAGAGCCATCGACAGAAAAATAGCATTAAGATTTGCCAAATAA
- a CDS encoding nucleotide exchange factor GrpE, whose translation MSENKELHEENLNKEGQENLQNEQNTTESVTEQPTAEELLAEEKDRYIRLYAEFENYKRRTLKEKMEFAQYANTEMMIAMLSVLDDFERAIKEIAKSGNESDLKGVELIYQKFKNTLSDKGLKTVEVNAGDEFNVDFHEAITSIPAPSEELKGKIVDVVETGYQLHDRVIRFAKVVTGN comes from the coding sequence ATGAGCGAAAACAAAGAACTACACGAAGAAAATTTAAATAAAGAAGGTCAAGAAAATCTACAAAACGAACAAAACACTACAGAAAGTGTGACAGAACAACCTACTGCAGAAGAACTTTTGGCAGAAGAAAAAGACCGTTACATTCGTTTGTATGCAGAGTTCGAAAATTATAAAAGAAGAACCTTAAAAGAAAAAATGGAGTTTGCACAATATGCAAATACCGAAATGATGATTGCTATGCTTTCTGTTTTAGATGATTTTGAAAGAGCCATCAAAGAAATTGCAAAAAGCGGCAACGAATCAGACTTGAAAGGTGTAGAATTGATTTATCAAAAATTCAAAAACACATTATCAGACAAAGGTCTAAAAACGGTAGAAGTAAATGCTGGTGATGAGTTTAACGTAGATTTCCATGAAGCAATTACCTCAATTCCTGCTCCATCTGAGGAATTAAAAGGAAAAATTGTAGATGTAGTAGAAACGGGTTATCAGTTACACGATAGAGTAATTAGATTTGCAAAAGTAGTTACAGGAAACTAA
- a CDS encoding Nramp family divalent metal transporter — protein sequence MKKPWRRNNDQNSLSESFASIHIPTDGSFWKKLFAFAGPGLMVAVGYMDPGNWATDIAGGSQFGYTLLSVILLSNIFAIILQHLSLKLGIAAERDLAQACRDHFSPTVNFILWVLCEIAIIACDLAEVIGSAIALNLLFGIPLPVGILITGIDVLLILMLQSKGFRWLESFVAGLIFVIFACFLYEILVSQPEIMPILSNLLPKKEIIFNPSMLYIAIGILGATVMPHNLYLHSSLVQTRAYPRTSEGKKMAIKFATIDSTVSLLFAFFINAAILIVSAATFHNSGYKDVADIHDAYKLLSPILGTSLASILFAVALLASGQNSTLTGTLAGQIVMEGFLNLKLKPWLRRLITRLLAIVPAFIIAIIYGEKGTTDLLVLSQVILSMQLSFAVIPLVMFTSDKLKMGEFVNKPALKTLAWIISIIIVVLNLYLLYQTFTGK from the coding sequence ATGAAAAAACCCTGGAGAAGAAATAATGACCAGAACTCTTTATCAGAATCTTTTGCTTCTATTCACATTCCTACTGATGGCAGTTTCTGGAAGAAACTTTTTGCATTTGCAGGTCCTGGTTTAATGGTAGCTGTAGGTTATATGGACCCAGGAAATTGGGCAACGGATATTGCAGGAGGTTCACAATTTGGTTATACTTTACTATCCGTCATTCTTTTATCCAATATTTTTGCAATTATCCTTCAACATTTATCCTTAAAACTAGGAATTGCAGCCGAAAGAGACTTAGCACAAGCTTGCAGAGACCATTTTTCACCAACGGTGAATTTTATTTTATGGGTTTTATGCGAAATCGCCATTATTGCTTGTGATTTAGCGGAAGTTATCGGTTCAGCAATTGCTTTAAATTTACTTTTTGGAATTCCACTTCCTGTTGGGATTTTAATCACAGGAATTGATGTTTTGCTTATTTTGATGCTTCAATCCAAAGGTTTTAGGTGGCTCGAAAGTTTTGTAGCAGGACTTATTTTCGTCATTTTCGCTTGTTTCTTATACGAAATCTTGGTAAGCCAACCAGAAATTATGCCTATTTTAAGCAACCTACTTCCGAAGAAAGAAATAATTTTTAATCCATCAATGCTTTACATCGCAATCGGAATTTTAGGCGCGACAGTAATGCCTCATAATTTATATTTACATAGCAGTTTAGTACAAACCAGAGCTTATCCTAGAACTTCTGAAGGAAAAAAAATGGCAATAAAATTCGCAACCATTGACAGTACTGTTTCTTTGCTTTTCGCATTTTTTATCAATGCTGCCATTTTAATTGTTTCGGCGGCAACTTTCCATAATTCTGGTTACAAAGATGTAGCAGATATTCATGATGCCTACAAATTACTTTCGCCTATTTTGGGAACAAGTTTAGCCAGTATTTTATTTGCAGTAGCCTTATTAGCTTCTGGACAAAACTCTACACTTACAGGAACTTTAGCAGGACAAATCGTGATGGAAGGTTTCCTAAATCTTAAACTAAAACCTTGGCTCAGAAGATTAATTACCAGACTTTTAGCAATTGTTCCCGCGTTTATTATTGCTATTATTTATGGCGAAAAAGGTACTACCGATTTATTGGTTTTAAGTCAAGTGATTTTATCAATGCAACTCAGTTTTGCGGTAATTCCTTTAGTCATGTTTACGAGTGACAAACTAAAAATGGGAGAATTTGTGAATAAACCAGCTTTGAAAACTCTTGCTTGGATTATTTCCATCATCATCGTTGTTCTAAATCTTTACTTACTGTATCAAACATTCACAGGAAAATAA
- a CDS encoding isoaspartyl peptidase/L-asparaginase family protein — translation MKKLALLFGLFFSLFLMAQKKYVVVIHGGAGTIIREKMSPELEEEYLEKLTEALQKAYAEIKNGKTSVEAVEAAIVVMEDSPLFNAGKGAVFTHDGKNELDAAIMNGKDKKAGSIAGVHTIKNPIKAAIAVMEKSEHVMLSGNGAEQFAKLQGLEIVNPKYFWTENRWKSLQKAKELEKLINPKAENSKPDYFIVDQKFGTVGCVALDQFGNLAAGTSTGGMTNKKYGRIGDAPIIGAGTYADENVGISATGWGEFFIRSTAARTIAAKIQYLNKDVKTAAQETIDEIEKMGGDGGLIALDKNGNIAMPFNTSGMYRGAITEDGEIEVEIYK, via the coding sequence ATGAAAAAATTAGCGTTACTCTTCGGATTGTTCTTTTCTTTATTTCTAATGGCTCAAAAAAAATACGTAGTCGTTATTCACGGTGGTGCAGGAACCATCATCCGAGAAAAAATGTCTCCCGAGTTAGAAGAAGAATATTTAGAAAAACTCACCGAAGCGCTTCAAAAAGCTTATGCAGAAATTAAAAACGGTAAAACTTCCGTGGAAGCGGTAGAAGCAGCCATCGTAGTGATGGAAGATTCTCCATTGTTTAATGCTGGAAAAGGAGCTGTTTTCACGCATGATGGAAAGAATGAACTAGACGCTGCCATTATGAATGGAAAAGATAAAAAAGCAGGTTCCATCGCAGGAGTTCACACCATCAAAAATCCTATAAAAGCAGCGATTGCTGTAATGGAAAAATCAGAACACGTGATGCTTTCTGGTAACGGTGCGGAACAATTTGCTAAATTACAAGGTTTAGAAATCGTAAATCCTAAATATTTCTGGACAGAAAACCGTTGGAAATCCCTTCAAAAAGCAAAAGAATTAGAAAAATTAATAAATCCAAAAGCAGAAAATTCAAAACCTGACTATTTCATCGTTGACCAGAAATTTGGAACCGTAGGTTGTGTTGCTCTTGACCAATTTGGGAATTTGGCAGCAGGAACTTCTACTGGCGGAATGACTAATAAAAAATATGGAAGAATTGGCGATGCACCGATTATTGGTGCAGGAACTTATGCTGATGAAAATGTAGGAATTTCTGCAACAGGATGGGGCGAATTTTTCATTCGTTCTACTGCAGCCAGAACCATCGCAGCCAAAATTCAATATTTGAATAAAGATGTGAAAACCGCAGCTCAAGAAACCATAGACGAAATCGAAAAAATGGGCGGTGATGGTGGTTTAATTGCGCTAGACAAAAACGGAAATATCGCTATGCCATTTAACACTTCTGGAATGTACAGAGGCGCCATTACAGAAGATGGAGAAATAGAAGTGGAGATTTATAAATAA